The following is a genomic window from Hymenobacter sp. APR13.
ATCTAGAACGCTGCTGCAGAATCACTGATTTTGCGGAGTAGTCGGATTTCACGGATTTTGTAGCCGACCTTGCGCAGCCTTTCCTTTGGAGAGGCTGCGTTTTTTTTGGCCGGCTTCGGCGGCGCGCTGTGGCAGCATTCGGCAGCAACGCTGCCTCGGCAGGCCGCTTGTTGGAGCATACGGCACACATTCACCCTCTCAACTTATACCACATGGGCCAGATTGCACTGGAAGGCATGGAGTTTTTCGCGTTTCACGGCTACTACGATGAGGAGCAGAAAATCGGCAACAAGTACGGCGTCGACCTCTACATCCGCACCGACCTGCACGCCGCCGGCGCCTCCGACAAGCTCCACGAAACCGTGAACTACGAAGTGCTCTACCGCGTGGTGGCCGAGGAAATGCTGGCCCCGGCGCGTTTGCTGGAGCACGTCGGGCACCGCGTGCTGGACCGCGTGCTGCTGGAGTTTCCGCACGTGCGCTCCGTGAAGGTCAGCGTGTCGAAGTTCAACCCGCCGCTGGGCGGCATCTGTCACCGGGCCCGCGTCACGCTCACGCGCCGCCGGGGTGAGGCGCATGGGCGGTAGTGGTCTGACAGGTGCTTGTTGAATAGAGAGTTAGTGCGCGAAAAGCCGGCTATTACAGCCGGCTTTTTTGTTGCTTTATAGATATTACGAAAAAAATCGTAGATTAAGTTTGTATCTACGACATCATTCGTATATGTTTGAAGTACGAACATCATCGTAGAACCTCAAACGCCTGTACTCATGAGTGAAAAACCCATTCCCAAGCCCACCGATTCGGAGCTGGAGATACTGCAGGTGCTGTGGCAGCACGGCCCCAGCACGGTCCGGTTCGTAAACGACCAGCTGAGCCAGAAGCGCGAAGTTGGCTACACTACCACGCTCAAGATCCTGCAGCTGATGCTGGACAAGGTGCTGGTGCTGCGCGAAGACGACAGCAAAACCCACGTATACCGGGCCGCCGTGCGCGAGGAGGAAACCCAGGGCCTGCTCCTCGACCGGTTCGTGGACGCCGCCTTCGGAGGCTCGGCCATGAAGCTGGTGATGCAGGCGCTGGGCACGCGCTCCACCTCTTCCGACGAGTTGGCCCAGATCCGGGGCCTGCTCAATGAAATCGAACAACAGCGTCGTTCCACCTCCAACGATTCCTCCGATGAGCCTGCTTGAACAATTTGGTTCTCCG
Proteins encoded in this region:
- the folB gene encoding dihydroneopterin aldolase, coding for MGQIALEGMEFFAFHGYYDEEQKIGNKYGVDLYIRTDLHAAGASDKLHETVNYEVLYRVVAEEMLAPARLLEHVGHRVLDRVLLEFPHVRSVKVSVSKFNPPLGGICHRARVTLTRRRGEAHGR
- a CDS encoding BlaI/MecI/CopY family transcriptional regulator, which codes for MSEKPIPKPTDSELEILQVLWQHGPSTVRFVNDQLSQKREVGYTTTLKILQLMLDKVLVLREDDSKTHVYRAAVREEETQGLLLDRFVDAAFGGSAMKLVMQALGTRSTSSDELAQIRGLLNEIEQQRRSTSNDSSDEPA